Within the Achromobacter spanius genome, the region AACTCGGTGCAGTTGGGCGGACACGTGCATGTGGGCGATTGGGCCATCATCGGCGGACTGACCGGCGTGCATCAGTTCGCCCGGGTGGGTGCGCACACGATGACGGGCGGCAACAGCTCGCTCATGCAGGATTCGCCGCCTTTCGTGCTGGCAGCCGGCAACCCGTGCCGCCCCGTCGGCATCAACGTCGAAGGCCTGAAGCGCCGCGGCTTTACGCCCGTGATGGTGTCGGCGCTGCGCGAAGCCTACAAAATCATCTACCGCCGTGGCTTGCCCTTGGACGCCGCGCGCGCCGAGATCCTTAAGCGCCAGCAGGAAACTCCGGAAGCCGCCGAGCATCTGCAAACGATGCTTGATTTTCTGGACGTCGCATCGCGCGGCATCATTCGTCCATGAACACGCGGATCGGCATGGTGGCCGGCGAGCCTTCGGGCGACTTGCTGGCCGGTCGTATCATTGCCGGTCTGCAAGCGCGCGACGCTGGCGTGCGCTGCGAAGGCATAGGCGGGCCGCAAATGCAGGCGCGCGAATTCGATACCTGGCATCCCATGCATGCGCTGACCGTGTTCGGCTACGTCGATGCACTCAAGCGCCTGCCCAGCTTGCTTTCCACCTATCGCGACGTCAAACGCCGCTGGCTGG harbors:
- the lpxA gene encoding acyl-ACP--UDP-N-acetylglucosamine O-acyltransferase, translating into MAGNIHPTAVVDPAAKIDPSAVIGPFAVVGPDVTIGAGTEIGPYCMVDGVTTIGRDNRFYRYCSIGGMPQDKKYAGEKTRLTIGDRNTVREFVTLNTGTVQDGGETTLGSDNWIMAYVHVAHDCHVGSHTILANSVQLGGHVHVGDWAIIGGLTGVHQFARVGAHTMTGGNSSLMQDSPPFVLAAGNPCRPVGINVEGLKRRGFTPVMVSALREAYKIIYRRGLPLDAARAEILKRQQETPEAAEHLQTMLDFLDVASRGIIRP